Part of the Terriglobia bacterium genome, ATCGAAGCGCAGGAAGCGCTGCCAGAGGCAGTAGGCCACGGGAGCGAGGCCCATGGGCGCGCCGGGATGGCCGGAGTTGGCCTGCTGCACGGCGTCCATGGAGAGCGTGCGGATGGTGTTGATGCAGAGCTGGTCCAACTGGGCCTGGCTGGGGTCTGACTGGCTCACGTTTGCTCCCTGAGGGCAGGGCGTAATCGCCGCTGCCGGACCGTTCTGCGCCGCAGTGCAGGACGGAATGTATAACGGATTTCTGGAGAAAAGGAAAACGGTTCGTTGTTCGGGAACCCGCACAGAATCCGCCACAGATTCTACCCTGTGCGAGGGTACTTTTGCTCGCCAGATGGCGCAAAAGCATTTGGACCAATCCTAAGAAAATTAGGGTTCGGTTAACGGGTTCGAAGTTGAAACAACCTGAGAGCAGCACCCTCAATACCGTGCTGTATGACGCAGCAAGAGGCTAGACGAATCAGCTACATCGCGAATCGAAGTGCAACCATTGATCCCCGGTTCAAATCCTGGCGGGCTCACCAACTGTTCTGAATCCAGACAACACAGTCAGTAGCCCTGCCCATCTCTTGCGCTGCCTCCCGGATTGGACAGTGCGATTTGCGGGAAGCCCGGCGGCGCTAGCCGAACGAGGCCACGGCCTGCGGCAGGTCATCGAAGATCTCAAAGAGTTTGACCAGGGCGACGAGCTTCAGCGTTTGCAGCACGAATTTAGAGGGCTTGAGAAGCTTGACCGTGCCGCCACGCTGCTTCGTGCTGGTGAGCGCGCGGACCAGCAGACCGATGCCGCTGGAGTCGATCATGGGAACTTCCTCGAGGTCCAGGACGAGGCGCAATTCGCCGGCCCCCAACTGGTCGTTGAGGGTTTCGCTGAGACGGTCGAGCGACTCCCCCAGCTTGAGCGCCCCGCGCAGCTTGATAATTTTGACCTGCTCTTGCGTGCGGATGGTGATTTCCAAGGCGTTTCCCCCTCCCTGTTCTGCCAGGGCGTCCGGACCCGGGAGCCCAGCCGGGTTTCGTTGACACCTATTAACTGCTCTGTTAGAGTGCCCGCTCAAGTTAGGAAAAACGGGGACAAATTGCAAGAAGAAGAAATGGAAGTTTCGGAGGTTCTCGAAAAGACATTCCCGGCTTCTGAGATAAGTTATGGCCACGCCAAGTCCGGAATTGCAGATCGATATCGCCGGGTTCTCGACTCGCCTGCTGGCCGAACAGGGGCTTCTCTCCCGCGCGCTTAGCACCGCGCACGCGATCGCTGACCTCCTGCCGGGCACCGCGGTAAACCTTTACCTCCTCACCACCGAAGACGAAGCGGAGTTCTGGGTGCCCCGAGCCTCCACAGGAGAGGTATCCGTGCACGATGAAGCCATACCGGCCGACTCCGGGGCGCTGGGCGTTCTCCATGAGAAGCAGACAGCGCTGCTTTTTTCCGGAAAGGATCTGGTGCGTGAAGAGTACGCCCACCTGGACATTCGTAAGACGCTGGAGTCGCTCGCGTACTTGCCCCTGGTGAAGGACGGGAAACTGACTGGCGCCGTCGAGATCCTGAGTTTTGACCGGGCGCTGCGGGAAGGGCAACTGGCCATCCTGGCGACGTTGGGCAAAGTGGCGGCGGTGGCCCTGGCGGCGGCGCAGGGGTACGAGGAGGAGCGTCACGACGCTCTCACCTCCATCAGCCGGCTGACGCAGCTCTACGACCTTGAGAAGGTTTTTTCATCCACGCTGGAGATGGACGAGTTGCTGCCGATTATCGGGAACAAGTTCTGCGAGGTCCTGGAATGCCAGGGTGTGAACCTCTGGCTGCTACAGGGGGACGAGAGCATCGAGCTGCTGCACCAGGCCGGAGTCGATGTGACGGTAGAACAGGGGATGGTGCAGAAGCCCGGGGAGGGTTTGGCGGGCGCGGTGTCCGACACCGGGGAAGCTGTGCTGCTTGCTGATGCGGAAGACGAGCGGCTAATCGCGCGCAACCAGGGCGTGGAAGAAGGAGCGGTGCAGTCGATCCTGGTGGTGCCGATCCTGGACAAGGAATCGCTGATCGGCGTGGCGGAAGCGGTGAACAAGCTGGACGGCACGGCGTTCGATGAGGACGATCTGTTCGCGCTGACCAACATTACGGAAGCCGCGGCTATTGCGCTGCACAACGCCAGCCTGCTGCAGGCCGAGCGCAAAGTGGAAATCCTGGAAACGCTGGTCACGGTGAGCCACGAGATCACGTCCACGCTGAACCTCGAACGCATGCTGCAGACCATCGTGAACGCGCCGCAGGCGGTGATTCCCTACGAGCGGGCGGCCATCGCGCTGGAGCAGCGCGGACGATTCAAGCTGAGCGCGGTGACCGGGTTAACGCAGGTGAACGCCGATGCCCCGGACATTGCGCCGCTGAATGAAATTCTGCAGTGGGCGGCGCTGGCCGAAGAGGTGGTGCACGTGCGCCAAGAGGACGGGACCATCGACACGCCGCGCGAGGAGACCCGGGCGAAGTTCGCGAAGTATTTCAGCGAGACGGGTATGCGCGCATTTTATGCCATTCCGCTCAACGACGATACCGGACGAGTGGGCATCCTCGGCATGGAGAGCAGCGACCCCGACTTTCTCGCCCCGGCACACAAGGAGATCCTGGAAGTGCTTGCGGGCCAGGCCACGGTGGCGCTGCGCAACGCGCAGATGTACAAAGAAGTGCCTTTCATCAGCGTGCTGCAGCCAGTACTGGAAAGAAAGCGGAAGTTCATGGCCATGGAGAAGCGGCGGCGCCAAGCAATTGTTGCGGTTTCCGCTGCGGCCGTCCTTTTTCTGGTCATTTGCCCTCTACCCATGCGCGTGGATGGCGATGCGGTAGTCACGCCGGTGCACCGAGCGTCTGTCCAACCGGAGTTCGAAGGAGTGGTTGCCAAGGTTTTCGTTCGTGAGGGCGAGCCTGTGAGGCGCGGGCAAGTTTTGGCGGAAATGGAGGCGTGGAACTATCGGTCGGCGCTTGCAGAAGCGGAAGCCAAATACCAAACCGCACTCCTGCAGATGAATCGCTCGCTGGCAGCGAATGATGGGAGCGAAGCGGGAATCCAGCGCGTGCAGGCCGATTATTGGAGAGCCGAGGTGGATCGCTCGCGAGAACTGGTGGACAAGGCACAGCTGCGCTCGCCGATCGACGGTGTCGTAGCGACGCCCCATGTGGAAAATTTGGCTGGCCGGCGCCTGCAATACGGAGATAGTTTTGCGGAAGTGGTAGATACGTCGAATGTGGTGGTGGACGTGGGCATCGATGACGCGGAAGCGAGCCTGCTGAAGACCGGTTCGAAGGCGGTGATGAAATTAAACAGCTACCCGATGCGCACCTTTCGCGGCACCGTTGTCGTGGTCAGCCCCCAAGGCCAGCAAGCGGGGGAATCGCGGGTGTTCTTCGCGCGGGTGCTGGTGCCGAATCAAGATGGGGCGATTCGGACGGGCATGGAAGGCCGGGGGAAAGTTTCGGTTGGTTGGTATCCGTCAGGCTATGTGTTTTTCCGGCGGCCGGTGATGTGGCTATATTCGCATGTCTGGTCGTGGCTGGGGTGGTAAAGATGAAGGAGCAAAACAGAGCGCGCAGCGAGTTTGTTCTGGCGGTGCTGGGCATAGCGGTGGCGGCGGGTTGCGGCGTAGACAAGCAAGTCGCCGCCGCTAACGATCCGGTGCCGGTTTCCACGTCGCGCGGCGCGGAAACCTCCTCCGCGCCGGCGGCTGCGGCGCCGGAACAGCGGGGGCGGGGGACGGGGGACGACCCGCTGGTGGTGTCCGGGCCGCTGGTGGTGGAACACCAGTTGGACCTGGTGGCCATGCGCGAGGGACTTGTCGCGGTGATCCTGGTGGAAGCCGGGAAGCGTGTAAAGACCGGGGACGTGCTCGCGCAGCTCGATGACCGGCAAATTCACGCCGAGCTGGAAGCTGCCCGGGCCAAGACGCGCAGCATCGAGGCCGACGTGCGGAACTGGGAGGCCGAAGCCCGGGTCATGCAGGCGGACTACGAGCGCGCCCAGAAGATGTGGGATGCCAATCTCATCCCCAAGGAACAATTGGAGCACGCCAAGTTCAAAGCGGAATCGGAACAGTGGGACATCCAGCGGGTGCGCGAGCTGCTGACCAATTCGAAAGAGACCGAGCACGGGCTGGAATTGGAGCTCGAAAAAACACGCATCCTGGCGCCGTTTGACGGCGTCGTCGCGCGGCGCTACGTGCGCGAAGGCCAGGCGGTGGCCAAGGGGGACCGCCTCTTCTGGGTGACCGCCGAGGCGCCGTTGCGCCTGCGCTTTACGCTCCCTGAAAAATACCTAGGCCGGCTGAAGCGTGGGCAGGAATTGCCGCTGGCCTCGCCCGATCTGCCGCAGGAAAAGCATACGGCGCGGGTGATTGAACTGAGCCCCGTGGTGGACCCGGCCAGTGGAACGATCGAGGTGCTGGTAGAGCTGGTGGGTTCGCAAGGCAAGCTGCGCCCGGGGATGACCGTCACCGTCCGCCTCGATAATCTGCGATGAACATCACCCGAGCTCTTACCGCAGCTCTGCCGGAGATTCCGGCTCGCACCCTCGCGCAACACTATCCCCGGATGGCCCCGGATATCGTCTCCAAAGATCACATTGAAG contains:
- a CDS encoding STAS domain-containing protein; the encoded protein is MEITIRTQEQVKIIKLRGALKLGESLDRLSETLNDQLGAGELRLVLDLEEVPMIDSSGIGLLVRALTSTKQRGGTVKLLKPSKFVLQTLKLVALVKLFEIFDDLPQAVASFG
- a CDS encoding efflux RND transporter periplasmic adaptor subunit; this translates as MKEQNRARSEFVLAVLGIAVAAGCGVDKQVAAANDPVPVSTSRGAETSSAPAAAAPEQRGRGTGDDPLVVSGPLVVEHQLDLVAMREGLVAVILVEAGKRVKTGDVLAQLDDRQIHAELEAARAKTRSIEADVRNWEAEARVMQADYERAQKMWDANLIPKEQLEHAKFKAESEQWDIQRVRELLTNSKETEHGLELELEKTRILAPFDGVVARRYVREGQAVAKGDRLFWVTAEAPLRLRFTLPEKYLGRLKRGQELPLASPDLPQEKHTARVIELSPVVDPASGTIEVLVELVGSQGKLRPGMTVTVRLDNLR
- a CDS encoding efflux RND transporter periplasmic adaptor subunit translates to MATPSPELQIDIAGFSTRLLAEQGLLSRALSTAHAIADLLPGTAVNLYLLTTEDEAEFWVPRASTGEVSVHDEAIPADSGALGVLHEKQTALLFSGKDLVREEYAHLDIRKTLESLAYLPLVKDGKLTGAVEILSFDRALREGQLAILATLGKVAAVALAAAQGYEEERHDALTSISRLTQLYDLEKVFSSTLEMDELLPIIGNKFCEVLECQGVNLWLLQGDESIELLHQAGVDVTVEQGMVQKPGEGLAGAVSDTGEAVLLADAEDERLIARNQGVEEGAVQSILVVPILDKESLIGVAEAVNKLDGTAFDEDDLFALTNITEAAAIALHNASLLQAERKVEILETLVTVSHEITSTLNLERMLQTIVNAPQAVIPYERAAIALEQRGRFKLSAVTGLTQVNADAPDIAPLNEILQWAALAEEVVHVRQEDGTIDTPREETRAKFAKYFSETGMRAFYAIPLNDDTGRVGILGMESSDPDFLAPAHKEILEVLAGQATVALRNAQMYKEVPFISVLQPVLERKRKFMAMEKRRRQAIVAVSAAAVLFLVICPLPMRVDGDAVVTPVHRASVQPEFEGVVAKVFVREGEPVRRGQVLAEMEAWNYRSALAEAEAKYQTALLQMNRSLAANDGSEAGIQRVQADYWRAEVDRSRELVDKAQLRSPIDGVVATPHVENLAGRRLQYGDSFAEVVDTSNVVVDVGIDDAEASLLKTGSKAVMKLNSYPMRTFRGTVVVVSPQGQQAGESRVFFARVLVPNQDGAIRTGMEGRGKVSVGWYPSGYVFFRRPVMWLYSHVWSWLGW